A window of Chryseobacterium sp. IHB B 17019 genomic DNA:
GAAAGGTCATTAAAAGCGAAATGGACCTTTTAGGATTAATTGATGAAGAGAATGATATAAAAATATGGTGTCCTGAACTTGTAAATTTTAAAACAGAATGGAGGTGTTTTATCCGTTATAAAGAAATTCTTGACATAAGAAGATACAAAGGAGATTGGGATACAAAAATCGATGTAAAGACCGTTTTATCAGCAATAAATTCATTTACTTCACAGCCTAATTCGTATGCTTTGGATTTTGGGTTAAATGAAAATGGAGAGATGTTTTTAGTGGAGGTCAATGATGGTCATTCTTTGGGAACATATGGTATTTCATCTGCTCATTATGCTAAATTTCTTTCGGCAAGGTGGAGTGAATTAACCGAGACTGAGGATTTTTTAAACTTTTAATTAATAAGATAACAATCAAACTATGATTACAGATAAAGAATTCACATTAAGATTAATCCGTCAATTAACTCAGGCATTAGAAAAACTGATTTTAGACAAACCAGAAGAAAGTTTAATGCAGAAAGAGCTGGATTTTGATTCTTTAATGAAAGATATTTTTAAGATTGATTTCAAGGAGATCTCATCAAAATCAAAAGAAGAGATTATAGCAATCGTTAATGAAAGACAGGAAAGGGACCACAAAGATTATTACGAAATGTTGGGAAATCTCTTTTATTTTACGGGAAAACAAACCAACAACTCTGATTTCTTAGACAAAGCAAAAACGTTCTACGAACTGTACCTTCAAACCAGCGGAATTTTTGCCCTTCCCGTTATCAATAGAATCAACGAAATTAAAAAAAGCACTGAATAAAGTGCTTTTGTATTAGAATATAATTTTATACGTTCCTGATGAAGATGTGCTTGCTTTTTCAGCTTTCACATACTTTTTCACCCACGAAATCGCGTTTGAAGTAATACACGGATCAGATGTTCCGCCGGCTCTTCTTGCTGAAACCACATTTCCAGCCTTATCAACGGTGTAAGCAATGGTAATGGCTCCACTTGCAGTACAGCTGTTTGCCGGTTGAGATCCGCCTCTTCCCATCGTTCCGGGAATGAAACCAACTAATTTCCTGTCAATTCCTACTTTACTGTCACCATTTCCATCTCCTCCTAAAGGATCTCCAGCATTTCCTATTCCTGTTCCGTCCCCCTGGCTTCCGGCTTTTGTGCCTCTTCCACGGATCAGGTTTCCAATTGCAGCAGTACCTTTTCCATCACCATTCCCTGTTTTGGAATTTGCCGTTGTTGCACCGGATTTTTTAGTATTCTTTGAAGCAGAAGAACTTGTAGCTGCTTTATCAGACTTTTTCGAGTCTTCTTTTTTTGGAACACTAACCTTTGAATTCTTTCCTGTGATAATCTTTTCCTTCGATTCAGATTTCTTAGTTTCAGGCTGAGGCTCGGGTTTTATTACCGTTTTTGTTTCAGGAACGGCCGTTTCCACAGGCTCAGTGGTAATTTCTTCCGTTGCAGCGGCTAAGCTTCCCGGCTGATCGGCCGGCTCCTCTTCACCTTTTCCGTTTCTGTTGTCCCCGAAATTGACAAGCATTGTGGTAACCACCTCATCCGGCTGCTTATCCAGTTCCGGCTTTAATTTATAAAGGAAAACAAAAAGCAAAATCGCAGACCAAATCAGGATAGAAAGCAATGCACTTTTAATCCTGTCTCTGTTTTGTTCGTCTTTGTTTACAATATAGCTTCTCATCTTAAAATGATCTTTTTCCGGGAGTTCCGGAGGTACTATTTATCTTTAACCGTTGCAATGGCGATATTAAATTTATGTTTTTCGGCAATTTCCATCACAAAAACCACATCTTTATGCATGGTGTTTTCATCTGCTCTTATCGTGAAAGATTTATTGGTCTGATTGGTTAATTTATTAACAATCATTGCTTCCAGTTGATCCTTCGTAACAGGACTATCGTCTACAAAATAAGAGCCATCGGGTTTTATGCTTATCACCAAAGGATTTGGGATGTTATCTTCCACTGCTCCGGCCTTTGGTAAATTAACCTCAATAGCACTTTGATTGGCTGCTGATGAAGTAATCATAAAGAATATCAGCATCAGCAAGATAACGTCTGTCATCGCTGCTAAACTAAATTCCGGGTTCGCCTTATTTCTTCTCTGAATTTTCATAATGAAGATTATAAAGGTTTGTTGATAAGGTCTAAAAATTCGCCCGACATATTCTGAGCTTTCAATACAAACTTATCAATTCTTGTTAAAAGAATATTGTAGAAAAAGTTCGCTGGAATTGCCACCGCCAAACCAACTGCCGTCTGTCCCAACGCAGTATAAATACCTTCAGACAATGTTTTCGGAGAGAAAGAACCGCTGGCATGAGATAAATTAAAGAAAGCAATAATCATCCCGATAACCGTCCCTAAAAGCCCCAACATCGGGGCAATACTTGGTACAACAGCCAAAAGGTTCAGGTTTTTCTCCATGTTGGCCACCTCTATCTGCGCCTGAGACTCCATTGCGCTTACAATGTCTGAAACTGGGCGTCCCAATCTTGAAATTCCTTTTTCCAAAATTCTGCCTTCCGGAGAATTCTGTCTCTTGCAATAATCTGCTGCAGATTCTATTTTGCCTTCTTTGATGAAATCTTCAATATT
This region includes:
- a CDS encoding MotA/TolQ/ExbB proton channel family protein; its protein translation is MLLTELTQILFAQVAAPAVAADDLEFSFWKIMFHGGAFAKIVMFTVLLLGIFSVYLFFERFFFIKRLTSKTDANFMDNIEDFIKEGKIESAADYCKRQNSPEGRILEKGISRLGRPVSDIVSAMESQAQIEVANMEKNLNLLAVVPSIAPMLGLLGTVIGMIIAFFNLSHASGSFSPKTLSEGIYTALGQTAVGLAVAIPANFFYNILLTRIDKFVLKAQNMSGEFLDLINKPL
- a CDS encoding ExbD/TolR family protein, with protein sequence MKIQRRNKANPEFSLAAMTDVILLMLIFFMITSSAANQSAIEVNLPKAGAVEDNIPNPLVISIKPDGSYFVDDSPVTKDQLEAMIVNKLTNQTNKSFTIRADENTMHKDVVFVMEIAEKHKFNIAIATVKDK
- a CDS encoding ATP-grasp domain-containing protein; amino-acid sequence: MKAYIQTDKRGEFYNVNAFIANEGFKNFGFEIEKFVDADEISNKNPENIIVGGIGNVRKRLQNLNIIRENKEIDYPEELKPFLKRKIWTSSINEIFNKKEWNIFIKPQTETKLFAGKVIKSEMDLLGLIDEENDIKIWCPELVNFKTEWRCFIRYKEILDIRRYKGDWDTKIDVKTVLSAINSFTSQPNSYALDFGLNENGEMFLVEVNDGHSLGTYGISSAHYAKFLSARWSELTETEDFLNF